The sequence TtcgataatttaatttaatttctggAATAATAAAACTGTTTCACTAGAGATGCTTTAACGTCTTTCAGGCATATCTCCATGCTTGATACAACtttttgggttgttcttcattCCTGAATCTCCAAGGTGGCTGGTTAGTCATACTCATATGATATGAATCATATCATACGTGCTGTCtactttttagaaaaaaaattacaaatggaaaatatataacgtcattaattaattattgtagGCAAAAGAATGCCGCGACGAAGAATGTGAGGTTGTTCTTCAGAAAttaaaaggagaagaagctgatattaaaaaagaaacccGAGAAATCATGGTacattaaaattatgaaaattagtattaaaacttttttactaTCTCATccattattttatgttttacgtACCGAATTGTTTCTCAGAAAACTAAGTTgtattctaaaaatatattgtttgttttatataaactttcaacattaattattttggtcATCTTTATACTAATTTTGCAGATTTCTGTCGATGCTTCCGCGAATATCAGCATGCGTAGTCTTTTCAAAAGGAAATATACTCGTCAACTTACGGTATGAAAATGGGTTTTGTTCATTAGCAACAAATATTTATACTCGAGTAATTTCAATGACGTATAATTGGTtaacctgatttttttttggttacctaAATTTAGATCGGGATAGGTTTGATGCTTTTGCAACAGTTAAGTGGAAGCGCAGGATTATCTTATTACGTAGGCAGCATATTTGATCTTGCGGGTAAAACTTTATCAATTTCATTTAGATATTATATCTTTCTTAATTCTTATTATATGATCATCACGTAATTAAATTAATGGATTTTATAAAAAGGTTTTCCTTCTCGGATTGGGATGACGGTGTTGTCTATTGTCGTGGTACGTATATTATGTAACTTTCTTCGATTAGATTTTATGAAATTGTAATTTTAGTGCCCCCAGTAAACACATCATTGATCATGATAGGTACCAAAAGCTATATTGGGTCTGATACTTGTGGAACGATGGGGACGACGGCCACTTCTTATggttataatattttgtattgttttaatttattaactaCGTGTTggacataaaacaaaaatgattaattacgttgataaaatatctattttcttttaatgtacAAATTTGCAGGTATCTGCATCTGGTTTATGTTTAGGTTGTATCTTACTTGCAGTAGCGTTCGCACTGAAAGGTGTCCCTGGGATTGTAAATGTTACTCCCACTTTGGCATTTATAGGAATATTGGTAAGTGAGATCCAATTTAtgcaatttcaaaaataaaaaaagtcatgcttttcatttatttgaataattaaacaacatgatatattttaagtttataatcAAACCGACGACCCTGTTGTATTGAATGTTTTAACATATACAGTACTATATAActgttattaatttttagtgaTATAATCTATTGTAATTACAAAAtgtgattttgttaatataaaaaatcaatatcCAAACAGACATATAGTATGATGTTCGCAGCTGGATTAGGAGGGCTACCATGGATTATAATGTCTGAGGTATATGcacatttatttacttttggCATGCGTAAGCAAAGTTATTTCTGACTTCTTATGTTGACATTTTAATTGTTCAATTAATATATTCGttatattattgtttagatATTCCCGATGAACATGAAAGTGGTAGCTGGGAGTTTAATAACCATAACGAACTGGTTTACTGGTTGGATCGTCAGCTACAGTTTCAATTTCATGCTTCTTTGGAGCCAAACCGGTACGTCAAAACTAGTCCAGAAGCACTAAACCGGTTTATGAAATTTAAGATGTCGGtatcttgatttatttttgtaaattcgAATTGCAGGGACTTTTAGTATATTCGCCATGATAACTGGAGTAACGGTTGTATTCGCATGGTGGATGGTACCAGAAACTCGAGGTTTAACCTTAGAAGAAATCCAACTTCGACGTTCCTAATTAATACTTCGAGTTATCTTAAATGTCTAATACAAAATGTTCGgggaacaaaaaacaaacagaacagTACTCCTAAATGGTTTCCACGATGAGTTCCACAATGCTTTTTGTTGCTTCACAAGAGTTTCTACATTCACTActtgtattttctatttttctttcatcttttcatCTCTGCTTTGCATTCTAACTTTCAAATGTTGTCCCTTgtgaaaaaagcaaaataaataaaattattattatttttataaaaataataataataagataatcaaTACAgaacgtgtatatatatacatatagatatcAGTGTAAAGCGAATATGGTCTAAATTCTATGTAAGGTCATGTTACCCATGATGCAGACAGTTGTGctataatcttttttgtttgtcaaaccAAACTTCCTTGGTATAGGAATTAGGAAGCCCCACCGAACCTGTTCGTTTCAGGTTAATTAGATCGTGAAAAGTCGAGCCAACCCAACCAAAAACTTCTGacataaaaagtgaaaataatacaatgaattttttttttttttttgataggaaTGTGAATATTCATATAATACAATGATTTGATCATGTGATATCGCATGCACGTTTCTTGGTCCAAAACTCACAATCTTTTAGCCTCGTGGTACCTTTCGTTTTCCGTCCAGGTTCAGTGAATGATATTAGCTTTTTCCCTAAGTCCATCTAATTCGTTCATTTAATATGCAATACATACTGTACAATGGACACACCGTATCCAGTTTCAAGACTTATTAATATACTGTATATCATTatcaaaaatatgtaaataatatttgcAAAGACACTGccaatatataataatttttatatttgctttttttttaaaacaattttacatGGTATTATACAATGTAATGTTTATTTAGGTTGTCCCTGTAAGCGAAGCTTGCAATTCTTCTAGTGACTGTCCTTTGGTCTCCGGGACGAGCATCCAAATGAAAATCAATGACATTCCCCCAACCATCGCAAATATGTAAAATGTTCctatttttatagaaaacaacATAAACTGAAATTAGAGAATGTAATTTAGcaaactaaaactaaataaaaactaGATTGTAAATTAAAACCATCTTTCTAGTTTGTAATTTACCCTATCTATCTATTGTTTACTTTATGTTCGGATTAGAATtagattggttttgttttaggcGACTCTCTTTATATCCTTTCAAACCTTACATATATATTCGAATTCATTGGAAAAATATTAGAGAAAATAAAGGACCTTGAGCGCTCCATTCAAACATAAAGTTGAAAGCGTAACTCACGAACCACCCAGTGGTCCACGATGTTAAAGCGACGATTGTCCCTGctgaaacttttatatttattggaaatATCGGCggtataagaaaagaaaaaaacaaatgaaatggttgATTATTTCTTATTCTAGTGTTTACAAAATTAAAGTAAATGCTTCACCTCAGACATAATGACCCAAGGTAGCCCTCCTATACCGATTGCAAAATATCCAAAGTAGACCTAACCAAAATAATCGATTTAGGTTCAGAATTATTActacaaataaatacaaaaaggtatgatatataagttatatatgtaaaaaaggAATGATCGTTtcaaaattgaataattttacAGAATGTTTATGAAGACTAAAGCTGGAATCAGTTCAGGAAGCAGATTCATTTCCTGTTCATTCCCATatcaaaaaagaattaaattaacaatatcctgtataaatattattaattggaTTCTGTAATATTTGAGACAGTCAATCTAGAAGTTTGCTCTAATTATTTCTCTCCCAGACACCATTACCGAGGCGCCGCTACCACCACTTTTATCCGACGCCGGTAGAGTTTCGGCTTGTCGGCGTCGGGTTCTCTCGACCTCCTCTCTCCCTTGCTGCGTCCTTTGTTCTCTTATTCCTTTTGGTCTCCTTCTTGGTTTCGCCGGAGTTCTCTCGAGAGTTTAGATCTCAGCTCTGTTCATGCTTCAGCTTCATCCTCCCCCTCCCCTGACTCAGTCTCCGATGAACCCTCACAGTGTGCTTTCTCCTTTGTGGTCCCAGCCACCAGACGCTTTCTCTGAGATCCGTGAACGCCCCAGTTACTACGGCTTCTGTCGATCTTACCGCCTCCTCTTATTGTCAACCACAACAACTCTCCGCTCCTCGGATCCAAATCCACTCACCAAGTGCTTTGCTTGGCTGCAGCAGGACGGGAGCTCTGTTTTGACATTGGAGCCGATGAAGATTTTGACGTTGAAACCCACATCCTCGGCGCTCCCTAGCTCATCATTGTTTCCGTTCTTGTCCAGGTTTGCTCATCAATCTTTAACCAAAATCCTGGCAGTTAGGTTACATGGGTCAATTGGCTTGTCCTTGAACTTGAAGATATTTCGATCTGCTATAGCTATATTGAACCCAACCCCCTTAGACATCTGTGTCCTCTGTTTGGTTGGTCGTACTCGACATGATGCTTCTGAGTGTAGGGTCTCTCTATTCAGATTAGTTTGCGCTAACACTACATCAAGCTCTAAATCTTTAGTACCAGAGTTCtttgcttggtcaagtcgagatTTTCTCGAAAGCAGACTCTTGGTCTCTTATGATTGGCTTGTTATCTCCTTGCGTCGAGGCCAGTTGAGCATTTTGGTCTGGAGGACTGTAATGCCGAGCTACATTAGTAATTTTGACCTGCAAGTATGGCGGATTTTGCTGCGTACGTCCATTGCTCCTATGTGCCGTTTATCACCAAAACTTTGACTCTTTCAGCCCCATCGTCTAAACAGGTTTGGTCTGAACTCCACTCTCTCACATACCAATCATCAATTGCTTTACTTAAGAAATTCATTAGTCCGAAGACTGCTCTTGAACCTTAAGACAACTTGGAGACTAGTTTGGTACAAGAGTCCTTGGAAAACCCTGCTTTTAGAATCTTCCAGAGATGGCACCCTTAAAAGTAACATCGGCTTAAACCTCGACATTATGATCCCACCTATATGGAGAGGGGATTACCGACGGTCCACCAGTTTGCCTTCTCCATCACCCCCTTTTACTAAGCTCTCAACGCTGCAAAACATCTACTTTTTGAAGTCCCCTCCTATAAGCTTGAAGAATAGTGGCATTATGACCATTATTGTAAGGAGTAATGGTTACCACAACCTCTTCAAGCATCTCCCATCCAACCTTAGAACCGCAATCACATATGTAGTGACCGGTATTCAGAACGCTTTAAACCTCGTTCACACCTTTGGCAAAGCCCTACCTCGTGTAGTCCTTCTCATTCAAGTGAGACCTTCCCCTTTGACTCTCTCATCGCCACCCAGTCTTCTACTCAAGACAATGACCACCTTCCCTTCCATTGACCCGTTCATGGAAACTGCTGATATGCCTTGACCTCACAGGTTCCAGTTTGCTAGTCAGCAATtggttcatagctctcaagTTCATTTTATCGTTTGCTCTTATCTTTCCTTGTATTCTTGTTAAGTTTGATTCTGGGGAATGCCCCCCTATGTTGTTGTTTAAGCTATTCTACTTGTTGTGTatgttattttctatataatggAATGAAGCATAtcgtttgttcaaaaaaaaaaatctgtaatatTTAAACTGTCATTACAATTGATTTAAGGGTAATATTATTAGACCTGTAACGTGAAGCTAACCCCAAGAAGCAAGGACCCGCTGGATATTCCTACAGCAGAAGCCTACAATAATGTTtacaagtaatatatatatatatatataaagttaattagaCGAAACATATATTACAGTAATAATTATTGTACAATGGTATGTATATACTAATTAAGTTATTTAATTGTGTCTTTCTAACTAATAGGAGTGGTCGTCTTACCCATTTACCCACAAGTATCATACCAATCAAAGCTTTTGGGATAtagagagagtaaaaaaaaaatcataaacggTATAATCAATATAGATTTGAGAAAATTAATGTATAGGTACGCACCACGAAGACACCAAATATCATTGACCCAAGTCTCTCTGAAAAACCTGTTtaaaagatgcaaaaatatgcatatataatactgataattattaaatattgcCGATGATAATCATAAACAAAATACTAATACGACTTTGAATATTCTAACCAGCTTTTCTAAATACGGCATTTGAGTAAAATGTGATACCGCTAGCTCCAGATAATTGTTGTATCAACATTAGACCGATTCCAATCTGcatatgtaaataaaatgaaaaggtaTATAGTTATGTACATAAATCATTACTTCCATCAACTGTAGAATCATAGTATATAAATAGCTTTTTCACTCTGaatttctctatatatgttAGCATACCACAAGAGTTCGTCTGTACTTCTTCTGAAACATGTCACAGAAACTGGACTTTGAAACTTCTTCGAGCATTTTTGTCATAACctatagtatataataaaaaaaatatataattatgagtACTTTATAAAGAGAATATActgataatttaatttgataacaGATACCTGAATTTCAGCGGATTCACCTGAAACATCAGTGTCTTTTCCCCTAAGTCGATGCAAAGAACTTTCTACTTCTTTGCCTGAACCGACTTTAgcctgaaatatatatatatatatatatatatatatataatgattgaagtgaggtaaaaaaaaaatgattgaagtaaaacttatatatacttatgtaaaattttatatctatattcaatgtataaagaaaataaaatactaaccaaCCATCTTGGAGACTCCGGTATAAAGTATATACCGATCAGTTGAATGAAACATGGAAGAGCACCTGGACCAGAACTTAAGTAAAAccaatttgtatatatagtacAGTATATGTCTTTTATAGAATactgaaataaacaaaagttaagATGTTGAAATCAGTATTATAGGAAATAATGTAAATGTCTTACGACGCTATAGTTCGTTACCTATAATAGCCAGTATCCGCCAATTAATTACAGTCCCATAAAAATATACCAGCGAGAGTCCAATGTTTAGAAGAAGctacaaagccaaaaaaatgaGTATTGGTTGGCTACAatagaaatgaaaaaaacaagCGTTGATAGTAATAGACTGAACTTCTTACTTCTTACCTGGGTTGAAGAAGTAACTGCACCGCGAACATGTTTTGGTGTGATTTCCGCAATGTAGACAGGGACCTTGTTTGAATACATATGACaatatttgttttgagaaaTGTGAAATACGAtgaagttatataaaatataatatcgtatacaaataaattataattaccaCGTAGCTAATCAAGCCAACTCCTATGCCCAAGGAAATTCTTCCCAAGTCCAACCAGAAgacattcttttttgtttccacaaaattcaaatctatgattAGATATTTTGacgtatttatttatttatatagaaatcAGTTATAAGTGTTTTAGGTATTTCCACCTTTGCGAAAGCAATGGAGAGCCAGCCAAAAATGCAGAACAAATCACATGTCCACAATGTCTTTAATTGTCAACCACAAACACACgcacacacaagaaagaaagaatataaattagAATCTCGCTAGCTAGAATAATCGAACAAAATTACTaatctaatttaaaaacattagctatatatactttattgaaagcagtttttttttttttttttttttttttNNNNNNNNNNNNNNNNNNNNNNNNNNNNNNNNNNNNNNNNNNNNNNNNNNNNNNNNNNNNNNNNNNNNNNNNNNNNNNNNNNNNNNNNNNNNNNNNNNNNNNNNNNNNNNNNNNNNNNNNNNNNNNNNNNNNNNNNNNNNNNNNNNNNNNNNNNNNNNNNNNNNNNNNNNNNNNNNNNNNNNNNNNNNNNNNNNNNNNNNNNNNNNNNNNNNNNNNNNNNNNNNNNNNNNNNNNNNNNNNNNNNNNNNNNNNNNNNNNNNNNNNNNNNNNNNNNNNNNNNNNNNNNNNNNNNNNNNNNNNNNNNNNNNNNNNNNNNNNNNNNNNNNNNNNNNNNNNNNNNNNNNNNNNNNNNNNNNNNNNNNNNNNNNNNNNNNNNNNNNNNNNNNNNNNNNNNNNNNNNNNNNNNNNNNNNNNNNNNNNNNNNNNNNNNNNNNNNNNNNNNNNNNNNNNNNNNNNNNNNNNNNNNNNNNNNNNNNNNNNNNNNNNNNNNNNNNNNNNNNNNNNNNNNNNNNNNNNNNNNNNNNNNNNNNNNNNNNNTGAACCAAAGCAGCTACGTATACATCACATTTCCAATGTAACTTACGTATGACAGTTGCAGCATCTCCCTAAAAGTGTGTGTACAGGTGTCTCTCAAAAGATATTTCCTAGCAAGTTTTCTGTACTCATAACTTTATACCACAATAAATAGTAATACTAACAATTATTAAGTATACAGAAGAACCACAGTTTCTCTACTACGGTTTCTTTATATCAACGAGCCTTATGTACGTGTTAGGGTCTGATGGTTTATACGGAGAGTAATAATCACTAATCAGGCAAGAAAATTTACAATCAGCTGATGTTTCATACAAGTAGTTATGAATTGTGGGcattgcatgcatgattaattGGGCATTAAATAAGCCgtgataaaaataattaaaaaagatacATACTTGTGCCATAGAAAGATCTAACTCCTTCATGATTGCGGTCTCAGCGCCTGAAGTATAACCATTCTACAAACCCGATATGTTAAATCAGTCTGATTAATTAATAGGACATTACATGCAATAAGAttaattcatcaaaaaaataaaaaaaataaaaaagatattaagagtaaagagagaaattaaGAAACTCACAGCACATCCATAGCTAAAGGAACTACAGACAGCGACAAAAGTGCTGAAGATAACACAAGTTGTGATACGAGGATGATCTCTGTCGTTTTGATGCCAAAGAAGAAGTCCTTCCTCCATCACCACTCTTATACGATTAATCCTCTTCTCTTTATAGTTTCTCTCCCAagccaagaacagcaagaaatCTTCTTGACTTGATATAATAAACAGAGGATGATtatagacagagagagagatcgagagacagagagagagagacagaggaaAGAGTGTTTTCATTTACGTCTGGGGTTCAAACACgtctttatttattaaaaacacGATCTCgaatttctatcttttttcttcaaCCAATTATTATCTTGAGAGCTAGGTAGCGAGATGTAAcatcaaaattattattgaagaagaaaaagacctATCAGGATACTTTGCAACATAGGACGGACAGCTCAATGCCAAATAAATTTACAACTACAAATTATCTTAagggtaaaaacaaaaaaatggctcggtccaaaaacaaaagaatcgtaCAACTTGTATTGAGCACAGATAATGAGCCAAGTTCACTGTGATACATTCAAAGTTGTCATTATTATCTTACCATCCACAAAGAGACAACCTCTAACTCGAAATTGTTGAAAGATATTAGTAATATAGTACATCCTTTGAAAAccgaaaaaataaaagaaatactACTGTCTATATATTTAAGAGCAGATGAGATTGCAAAATCAGCGATAAACTCAGCTTTTAATGTACCAGCTACTGTACCGGTTGTTATTTAATGTCAACAATCTTGAGAGAGAAgataaaacgcagcgtttttataaagtttgtaaacttttttttccatGATCTGAAACACGACAAAATGATTGACCAAAACATACTACCGTTCTACGCAAATCCGTTTTAGAAACTGTCGAATCTGTGTAACAAAAATATGCCCCATATTACGTTCTTAGATtgatttgtatatttattatctGTCAGATAATATGCCCCATGTACCAAAAATCTGGTGGATACTGAATGTAAAGTAaataagaggaaaaaaaacacaaaaaactaGAGCATCGCATATCCGAAATAAAAGAGTAGAGTGATTATATATTTCCGAGAGAGAACAATTTACAAATGGGCATATATCCTAGTGTGAGACATTCATTTGTTGTCTTAATACTAGGATAAGCCATTGTTTTGGCAACGGAAAAAAAAGGtataaatagtatatattaaatatataacacTATCAAGAATAtgcaaataaattttatatttttttcataaacaataTATTACAACGTAAATGTGTATTTAGTTTGTCCCGGTAAGAGAAGCTTGTAACTCTTCCAATGATTTTCCTTTCGTTTCCGGTACGACCATCCAAATAAATATCAATGACATTCCTCCCACAGCCGCAAATATATAAAACGTTcctatttaaattattaataatcaacaaaacaatacacaagTCAGCTTTTTGAATTGAATTAAACAAAACCTGAATCtaatagatatattttctaaataaacaTCTTTCATTTCTAAAACTGTCAAAAAATCGAAAACgattttaaaaacttgtatCTCTAGCTGTATTTTTACCTTGcgtatttattcttattttttatgtgTGGTTAAGtgtgtgagtgtttttttttttaaagcgaCTCTTAAATATTTAAGAAATCTTAACTAAAAtcattatatatagagagagactaAGGACCTGCTGCGCTCCATTCGAACATGAAGTTGAAAGCGTAACTCACGAACCACCCACTAGTCCATGAAGTTAACGCCACGATCGTCCCTGCTGAAACTTTTATGTTTATCGGAAAGATCtgcaacaaaaattaaaaaacagaaacacaataaaaccttttttctttcataagtagctaaactattttatttttattctactCTCTCTTTATTATACTACAAGATTTCAGAAGAAAAGTTGTTTACCTCAGACATAATGACCCAAGGCAACCCTCCTATACCGATTGCACTAAATCCGAAGTAGACCTAACAAGATTTCATTTAAGATTTGTAATACAAGTTAATaccacagaaaaaaacaaatgtaaaaagttatgaataagaaaatgaatgaTCGTTGATAAAAAAAAGCTATGATTTTACCAAAATGTTTACGAAGACGAAAACTCCAGTCAATTCAGGAAGTACATTCATTTGCTGTATTAGAAACAACAATCataaagaattaaaaatcatattattagGTGAGGTTTTTTACATTATACGTGTTGATAGTGATCTCATATTAGTCCAATTAATATATACTTAAAACACTATAACAATAACCTCTTa comes from Camelina sativa cultivar DH55 chromosome 19, Cs, whole genome shotgun sequence and encodes:
- the LOC104764159 gene encoding sugar transporter ERD6-like 10 isoform X10, which produces MKTLFPLSLSLCLSISLSVYNHPLFIISSQEDFLLFLAWERNYKEKRINRIRVVMEEGLLLWHQNDRDHPRITTCVIFSTFVAVCSSFSYGCANGYTSGAETAIMKELDLSMAQTLWTCDLFCIFGWLSIAFAKNVFWLDLGRISLGIGVGLISYVVPVYIAEITPKHVRGAVTSSTQLLLNIGLSLVYFYGTVINWRILAIIGALPCFIQLIGIYFIPESPRWLAKVGSGKEVESSLHRLRGKDTDVSGESAEIQVMTKMLEEVSKSSFCDMFQKKYRRTLVIGIGLMLIQQLSGASGITFYSNAVFRKAGFSERLGSMIFGVFVL